Within archaeon BMS3Bbin15, the genomic segment ATGCAGAAGAGGCAGAAAGAATTCTTAAAAAGGTAGAGTTCCATTATACCCCTACTCATGCAAGCTGGCTTAATGTAGCTGAGATTGAAATCGGTGTGATGAATGTAGAGTGCACCGGAAAAAGAATTGGAGATAAAGAAATATTGCGTAGAGAGGTCAGAGCATGGATGAACAGAAGAAACAAACAGAAAAGAAAGATTGACTGGAAGTTTACAAAGCAAAAAGCTGATGAAAAACTATCCAAACTTTATATTTAAAAAATAAATTGTCATACCACTAGTAAGGGTTAAAGAAATGTTTTAATAACTATAATTTTCTATACTGATTTTTCTATTGCAATACAAACATTAATTTAGCCTGAGGTTCAAATAATAATCATGGATATGTATGAGTATTTTGATGTCACTGCCGACGTTGGCATAATCGCAAGAGGAAGAACTCTCGAGGAACTCTTTGTTAACTCTGCCAGAGCTGTATTCAATGTCATGGCTAACCTTGATAAGATAAAGCCTGTGAAGGAAGTTTCCTTTGAAATAAGTTCAAATTCCATTGAGGAACTTATTCTTGATTATCTTACATACCTGCTTGCCCTCAAGGATATACATGGAATGCTATTCTCAGAGTTTGAAGTGGAGATTGATGAGAATAATTTTAAGCTCAGGGGCATAGCCAGAGGCGATGAAATAAGGGAGGAGCATGAAATAAAAACTGAGGTGAAGGCTATCACCTATCATCTCATGGAAATTAAGAAGAATAAACTGTGGAAAGTAAAATTTGTTGTTGATGTATAGGAGGTGCTGATATGCTTGAGAAAATAAATAATTATGTATGGGAGATACCAGAGGGTTATAAGGATTGCATGCTTGTGCCTGGAAGGGTATATGCAGACAGCAGAATAATTGCCGATGTTGAGAAGGGTGCCCTTGACCAGTGTGCCAATGTGGCATGTTTACCGGGGGTTGAGAAGTACAGTATAGCTATGCCTGATATTCACTATGGTTATGGCTTTCCAATAGGCGGTGTGGCTGCATTTGATGCCGAAGAAGGTGTTATCTCGCCCGGTGGTGTGGGCTTTGATATTAACTGTGGTGTAAGGCTTTTAAGGACATCCATGAAGGTTGGAGAAGTTAAGCCAAAAATTAAAGAGCTTATGGATGAAATCTTTGCCAGTGTGCCAAGTGGTGTTGGAAGCAAGGGCAAGATAAGAGTATCAAAATCAGAGCTTGACAATGTTCTTGAGCAGGGAGCAGAATGGGCAGTAAACAATGGCTATGGAATAGAAGAGGATTTAGATTTTATTGAAGAGAGAGGTAAAATGGAGTCTGCTTCTTCTGAAAGTGTAAGTGACCTTGCCCAAAAGCGGGGCTATCCGCAGTTAGGCACTCTGGGTTCAGGGAACCATTTTCTGGAGGTTCAGTATGTGGATAAAATTTTTAATCCAGAGGTAGCAGAGCTATTCGGCATAGAGCAGGGGCAGGTGAGTATTATGATTCACTGTGGTTCAAGAGGCTGTGGTCACCAGATATGCACAGATTATCTCAAAGTTATGGACAGAGCTACCAGTAAATACAATATAACCCTTCCAGACAGACAGCTGGCATGTGCTCCCGCAAACTCAAAAGAGGCACAGGATTATTACTCTGCCATGTCTGCGGGTGTGAACTATGCCTTTGCCAACCGTCAGGTCATAACCCACTGGACAAGGGAGAGCTTTGAGAAAGTCTTCAATTCCAGCTTTGAAGAGCTTGGAATAAAAACTGTATATGAGGTTACCCACAATATAGCCAAGCTGGAAGAGCATACTGTAGAAGGCAAAAAAAGGAAATTTTATGTTCACAGGAAAGGGGCAACGAGGTCATTTGGTCCTGGGAGGAGAGAAATACCTGTAAAGTACAGAAATGCTGGGCAGCCAGTTATTATTCCTGGTGATATGGGTACAGCCAGCTATCTTCTTGTGGGTACTGAAACTGCTATGCAGGAAACCTTTGGCTCGACCTGCCATGGTGCCGGTAGGAAACTTTCCAG encodes:
- the rtcB gene encoding RNA-splicing ligase RtcB translates to MLEKINNYVWEIPEGYKDCMLVPGRVYADSRIIADVEKGALDQCANVACLPGVEKYSIAMPDIHYGYGFPIGGVAAFDAEEGVISPGGVGFDINCGVRLLRTSMKVGEVKPKIKELMDEIFASVPSGVGSKGKIRVSKSELDNVLEQGAEWAVNNGYGIEEDLDFIEERGKMESASSESVSDLAQKRGYPQLGTLGSGNHFLEVQYVDKIFNPEVAELFGIEQGQVSIMIHCGSRGCGHQICTDYLKVMDRATSKYNITLPDRQLACAPANSKEAQDYYSAMSAGVNYAFANRQVITHWTRESFEKVFNSSFEELGIKTVYEVTHNIAKLEEHTVEGKKRKFYVHRKGATRSFGPGRREIPVKYRNAGQPVIIPGDMGTASYLLVGTETAMQETFGSTCHGAGRKLSRSEAKRRFYGEKIQKQLLGQGIYIRAASRPLLAEEAPGAYKDISEVVESTHGAGISKLVARFKPLGVAKG